From the Burkholderia glumae LMG 2196 = ATCC 33617 genome, one window contains:
- the istA gene encoding IS21 family transposase, with the protein MYFREKVPLREIARRTGLSRNTVRSWLRQTDAVEPKYPKRVSPSVVDEWAAQLTGWLRADSHRPKRDRRTARFMFEAIRGEGYAGSYGRVSAFVRRWHEEQAEAPRRKAYVPLAFEPGEAFQFDWSCEYAFIGGLRRRLEVAHVKLNASRAFWLVAYPTQSHEMLFDAHARAFAAFGGVPRRGIYDNMKTAVDKVGRGKERAVNARFEAMCGHYLFEPEFCNRAAGWEKGIVEKNVQDRRRQIWHEAALRRWETLEILNEWVAGQCRQAWQMRHPQWPELTVEDVLQDERTRLMPNPRPFDGYVEQTLRVSSTSLIHFQRNRYSVPTEYTNQLVSVRCYPAYLSVVADAQEIARHERSFERHMTFYDWRHYITLVERKPGALRNGAPFVTMPQPLQQLQRHLLKHPGGDRIMTQVLAAVREHGLDAVLLAVQAALDSGRPSGEHVLNVLSRLKAPTTSTNLATTKLQLTEEPAADVSRYETLRANPPEDRHV; encoded by the coding sequence ATGTATTTCCGCGAGAAGGTCCCGCTGCGCGAGATTGCGAGGCGCACGGGCCTGTCCCGGAACACGGTGCGCAGCTGGCTTCGGCAAACGGATGCCGTTGAGCCGAAGTACCCGAAGCGCGTCAGCCCGAGCGTCGTCGACGAGTGGGCCGCGCAACTGACGGGCTGGCTGCGGGCAGACAGTCATCGCCCGAAGCGTGACCGGCGCACGGCCCGGTTCATGTTCGAGGCCATCCGCGGCGAGGGCTACGCCGGCAGCTACGGCCGCGTCAGCGCCTTCGTGAGACGCTGGCACGAGGAGCAGGCTGAAGCCCCGCGCAGGAAGGCCTATGTACCGCTGGCCTTCGAACCCGGCGAAGCATTCCAGTTTGACTGGAGCTGCGAATACGCCTTCATCGGCGGGTTGCGGCGACGCCTGGAGGTCGCCCACGTCAAGCTCAATGCCAGCCGGGCGTTCTGGCTGGTCGCCTATCCGACCCAGAGTCACGAGATGCTGTTCGATGCACACGCCCGCGCATTCGCCGCGTTCGGCGGCGTGCCGCGCCGCGGCATCTACGACAACATGAAGACCGCCGTGGACAAGGTCGGCCGAGGCAAGGAGCGCGCGGTCAACGCCCGCTTCGAGGCAATGTGCGGCCATTACCTGTTCGAGCCGGAATTCTGCAACCGTGCCGCCGGCTGGGAGAAGGGCATCGTTGAGAAGAACGTGCAGGACCGGCGCCGCCAGATCTGGCACGAGGCTGCGCTACGACGCTGGGAAACGCTGGAGATTCTGAACGAATGGGTCGCGGGCCAGTGTCGTCAGGCCTGGCAGATGCGGCACCCGCAGTGGCCCGAGCTGACGGTCGAGGACGTGCTGCAGGACGAACGCACCAGGCTGATGCCCAATCCACGCCCGTTCGACGGCTATGTCGAGCAGACCCTGCGGGTGTCGTCGACCAGCCTCATCCACTTCCAGCGCAACCGCTACAGCGTGCCCACCGAGTATACGAACCAGCTGGTGAGCGTGCGCTGCTATCCGGCATATCTCAGCGTCGTCGCCGACGCCCAGGAGATCGCACGCCACGAACGCAGCTTCGAGCGGCACATGACCTTCTACGACTGGCGCCATTACATCACGCTGGTCGAGCGCAAACCCGGCGCGTTGCGCAATGGTGCTCCGTTCGTCACGATGCCACAGCCGCTGCAGCAGTTGCAGCGACACCTACTGAAGCACCCGGGAGGCGATCGCATCATGACGCAGGTGCTCGCCGCGGTGCGCGAACACGGACTCGATGCCGTGCTGCTTGCTGTGCAGGCAGCGCTGGACTCGGGACGCCCCAGTGGGGAGCACGTTCTGAACGTGCTGAGCCGGTTGAAGGCGCCCACCACGAGTACCAACCTCGCGACGACGAAACTCCAGCTTACCGAAGAGCCGGCTGCCGACGTGAGCCGCTACGAAACCCTGCGCGCCAACCCACCGGAGGACCGTCATGTCTAA
- a CDS encoding CopG family ribbon-helix-helix protein, translated as MSETTFTFRVDDALKTAFSAAAKAHDRTGAQLLRDFMRDYVKQQQEAIEYDAWLRAKVERSQVSADIGNLVPAAEVDTEFAACRAATRRRLEAAK; from the coding sequence ATGAGCGAAACCACCTTTACGTTTCGGGTCGATGACGCCCTGAAAACTGCGTTCTCGGCTGCGGCGAAGGCTCATGACCGAACAGGTGCGCAGCTCTTGCGCGACTTCATGCGGGACTACGTAAAGCAGCAACAAGAAGCGATCGAATATGACGCATGGCTGCGCGCCAAGGTCGAGCGGTCGCAAGTCTCAGCCGACATTGGCAATTTAGTGCCGGCTGCCGAAGTCGACACCGAGTTCGCAGCATGTCGGGCTGCAACACGTCGCCGGCTAGAAGCGGCGAAGTAA
- a CDS encoding TniQ family protein produces MTSDDDLWQASNWQMPERSRLYRIAPLGRDSIMREALHSVLIRLALAHTVSPLVLMSREIVPETRIRHTKHSSSFTESHLKTMNGVGKYAAELTRKLENLTSQRQLSECSFMLWSGLLDPRALGLLSTHPRWCPLCFLEWRDAGHEPYLPLIWQAAPILVCPVHSMALQYECPTCRRVQPFVPRHAHVDFCSRCGSWLAANYKELRGIAKASRLSPQQRYNIDAIGEMILRGPEISELLTAQHLQTRIAEMADHHFDGTVANIERALGFTKRVISQWRYRDVKPSLPAFLLMTQGLRTTPVALLRNGLDESFAAPPQRQFRKPTRRTLDLSVRQRNALTEALRTIIAKGYSEHPMKDVAEKLGYKYTYLRYWFEDECRQISKLHQQWVQARRLAKEEHDAELATQLVQTLYSTQAHVTRRHTEKCLREAGLSLANPVVREAANRVKFDHFSASRPIQHSGPNEVFASVEHWSEDPPPPD; encoded by the coding sequence ATGACCTCTGATGACGACCTTTGGCAAGCATCGAATTGGCAAATGCCGGAACGAAGTCGCCTCTATCGGATCGCTCCACTGGGTAGAGATTCCATCATGCGGGAGGCATTGCATAGCGTGTTGATCCGCCTCGCCCTGGCCCACACAGTAAGCCCGCTTGTTCTGATGAGTCGCGAGATCGTTCCGGAGACAAGGATTCGACATACCAAGCATAGTTCAAGCTTCACGGAGTCTCACTTGAAGACCATGAACGGAGTGGGTAAGTATGCAGCGGAGCTCACCCGAAAACTGGAAAACTTGACGAGCCAGCGACAGCTAAGCGAATGCTCCTTCATGCTGTGGTCCGGCCTACTCGACCCGCGAGCACTGGGGTTACTGTCTACGCATCCGAGATGGTGCCCACTGTGCTTCCTCGAATGGCGTGACGCGGGACACGAACCCTATTTGCCGTTGATCTGGCAAGCCGCCCCCATTTTGGTGTGCCCAGTCCATAGCATGGCGCTGCAGTATGAATGCCCAACCTGCCGGCGGGTACAGCCGTTTGTGCCACGCCATGCCCATGTTGATTTTTGTTCTCGGTGCGGCAGTTGGCTAGCGGCAAACTATAAGGAGCTTCGGGGAATCGCCAAAGCCAGTCGTCTCAGCCCACAGCAGCGGTACAACATCGATGCCATCGGCGAGATGATTCTCCGAGGCCCGGAAATCAGCGAGCTGCTCACGGCACAACATCTGCAGACTCGTATTGCCGAGATGGCCGACCATCACTTCGACGGCACCGTCGCGAACATCGAGAGAGCCCTCGGATTCACAAAGAGAGTCATTAGCCAATGGCGTTATCGAGATGTGAAACCGTCACTGCCTGCCTTCCTTCTAATGACACAAGGGTTACGCACTACGCCCGTTGCGTTGCTGCGGAATGGACTCGACGAATCGTTTGCAGCACCTCCGCAACGGCAATTCCGGAAACCTACACGCCGCACCTTAGATCTATCAGTTAGGCAGCGCAACGCTTTGACTGAGGCGCTCCGAACCATCATCGCCAAAGGGTACTCCGAGCACCCGATGAAAGACGTCGCAGAGAAATTGGGTTACAAGTATACGTACCTTCGATACTGGTTCGAGGACGAGTGTCGACAGATCTCAAAACTTCACCAACAGTGGGTTCAGGCTCGGCGTCTGGCGAAGGAAGAGCATGACGCAGAGCTTGCAACGCAGCTCGTACAGACGCTGTATTCAACACAGGCGCATGTCACTCGACGCCATACCGAAAAGTGCTTGCGGGAAGCGGGCTTATCGCTCGCCAACCCAGTTGTACGTGAAGCGGCAAATCGTGTGAAGTTCGATCATTTTTCTGCCAGTCGACCAATTCAGCATAGCGGTCCGAACGAGGTATTCGCCTCTGTCGAACACTGGTCCGAAGATCCACCTCCGCCAGACTGA
- a CDS encoding TniB family NTP-binding protein, whose amino-acid sequence MLVELDGEVIGNLPSLVAEELRRALRSCVIHRGAKIIAFDEASHLFIVRSRSQLSLQLQLVKSLKNDIEIPMILAATYELIKPENFDSQLLRRSDVVHFRRYTAEDLLSGNSYGNSFRDAIHTMLHALPVEWDQSLMNHADYFLMRSVGCVGILKTWLQRALERALHHNLLVDGTLLEATAFSNYKLMTMLKEAVAGEALLKDIKEDDLARELGFDYIPTTSSRKPSTSSESRRLVKKRRPGTRKPGRDPIGGESNDL is encoded by the coding sequence ATGCTGGTCGAGCTCGACGGGGAGGTCATCGGCAATCTTCCTTCACTGGTTGCGGAAGAACTGAGGCGTGCCCTAAGAAGCTGCGTCATCCACCGAGGAGCCAAAATCATCGCGTTCGACGAAGCGAGCCATCTGTTCATTGTCCGCTCGAGGTCGCAGCTCTCACTTCAATTGCAGCTAGTCAAGTCTCTCAAAAACGACATCGAAATCCCGATGATTCTAGCCGCCACCTATGAGCTCATCAAACCGGAAAACTTCGATTCACAACTGCTCAGGCGCTCAGATGTTGTTCATTTCAGGCGATACACGGCCGAGGATCTGCTGAGCGGCAACTCATACGGCAACTCATTCCGCGACGCCATACACACGATGCTTCACGCACTCCCAGTCGAATGGGACCAGAGCTTGATGAATCATGCCGATTATTTTCTCATGCGCTCAGTTGGATGTGTAGGCATCCTTAAAACATGGTTGCAGCGAGCACTGGAGCGAGCCCTGCATCACAATCTCCTGGTCGATGGAACGCTGCTCGAGGCAACGGCCTTCTCTAACTACAAGCTGATGACAATGTTGAAGGAGGCAGTGGCTGGAGAGGCTCTGCTCAAGGACATCAAGGAAGACGATCTTGCCCGGGAGCTTGGCTTCGATTACATCCCCACAACTTCATCTCGCAAACCGAGCACCTCCTCGGAGTCACGTCGCCTTGTTAAGAAGCGCCGACCGGGAACAAGGAAGCCCGGTCGAGATCCCATTGGAGGTGAATCAAATGACCTCTGA
- the tnpC gene encoding IS66 family transposase, whose product MPNSPVMPSVEQYQALLAERDALRGELRLVTAQRDLAEEKLRAYKHELFGASSEARHADQLGLFNEAEALATTADAPAREDMPGTSVAAHTRGKRGRKPLDPNLPREVVRHELPESERFCAHDGQALVEIGVETSEQLDVIPEQVRVVQHQRVKYACPCCDLGIKVTLAPTRIIPRGLLTESALAWIITGKYQYGMPLYRQATLLRRFGGDISSNTLAASVVRVGLATQPVINLMRDALLESNLIYGDETTFQVLKEPGRRPQTKSYLWAQVNGSGPSVRMFSYSPGRGAQHAQKLYAGVQPGTALMTDGYELYNGIAHDHQLVHLGCWAHVRRGFIKAEESVPKAARSPDLLATRFVALIGKLFAAEARSAKWESERRRRLRARYSARVLVIIERMLIEHLPGVVPSSLLGKALQYMNGQWPKLVRYVENGNWPISNNLCENAIRPFVVGRKGWLFSDTVAGAQASANLYSLVETCKANGIEPYRYLVWLFTRLPLAATADDYADLMPWRMSAGLNR is encoded by the coding sequence ATGCCGAACAGCCCCGTCATGCCGAGTGTTGAGCAATACCAGGCACTGCTCGCCGAACGCGATGCGCTGCGCGGTGAGCTTCGGCTCGTGACGGCTCAGCGCGATCTGGCCGAAGAGAAACTGCGGGCCTACAAGCACGAACTGTTCGGCGCCTCGAGCGAGGCGCGCCATGCCGACCAGCTCGGCCTGTTCAACGAAGCCGAGGCGCTGGCGACGACTGCCGACGCGCCCGCGCGCGAGGATATGCCCGGTACATCGGTCGCGGCCCACACGCGAGGCAAGCGCGGGCGCAAACCACTCGATCCGAATCTGCCGCGCGAGGTCGTGCGGCACGAGCTGCCCGAGTCCGAACGGTTCTGCGCCCATGACGGCCAGGCCCTCGTCGAGATCGGCGTGGAAACGAGCGAACAGCTCGACGTGATTCCCGAGCAAGTGCGCGTCGTTCAGCACCAGCGGGTCAAGTACGCGTGCCCATGCTGCGATCTCGGCATCAAGGTCACGCTGGCGCCGACGCGCATCATTCCGCGCGGGCTGCTCACGGAATCCGCGCTGGCGTGGATCATCACCGGCAAGTATCAGTACGGCATGCCGCTGTATCGTCAGGCCACACTGCTGCGTCGCTTCGGCGGTGACATCTCGTCGAATACGCTGGCCGCCAGCGTGGTGCGGGTAGGTCTGGCCACGCAGCCGGTGATCAACCTGATGCGCGACGCGCTGCTCGAATCGAACTTGATCTACGGCGACGAAACCACGTTCCAGGTGCTGAAGGAACCAGGACGAAGGCCGCAGACGAAGAGTTACCTGTGGGCGCAGGTCAACGGCTCGGGGCCGTCCGTGCGGATGTTCTCCTACTCGCCCGGGCGCGGTGCTCAACATGCGCAGAAGCTGTATGCCGGTGTACAGCCCGGCACTGCGCTGATGACGGATGGCTACGAGCTCTATAACGGCATCGCCCACGATCACCAGCTCGTGCATCTCGGATGCTGGGCACACGTGCGCCGCGGCTTCATCAAGGCCGAGGAGTCGGTGCCGAAGGCGGCACGCTCACCGGATCTGCTGGCCACACGCTTCGTGGCACTGATCGGCAAGCTGTTCGCGGCCGAGGCGCGCAGTGCGAAGTGGGAGTCTGAACGTCGGCGACGGCTGCGCGCCCGGTACAGCGCCCGCGTGCTCGTCATCATCGAGCGCATGCTAATCGAGCATCTGCCGGGCGTCGTGCCGTCGAGTTTGCTCGGCAAGGCATTGCAGTACATGAACGGACAGTGGCCCAAGCTGGTCCGCTACGTCGAGAACGGCAACTGGCCGATCTCGAACAACCTGTGCGAGAACGCGATAAGGCCGTTCGTCGTCGGCCGCAAGGGCTGGCTGTTCTCTGATACGGTCGCCGGTGCGCAGGCCAGTGCCAACCTGTACTCCCTCGTCGAGACGTGCAAGGCGAACGGCATCGAGCCGTATCGCTATCTGGTCTGGCTGTTCACCAGGTTGCCGCTCGCTGCAACCGCCGACGACTACGCCGATCTCATGCCTTGGAGAATGTCTGCTGGCCTCAACCGCTGA
- the tnpB gene encoding IS66 family insertion sequence element accessory protein TnpB (TnpB, as the term is used for proteins encoded by IS66 family insertion elements, is considered an accessory protein, since TnpC, encoded by a neighboring gene, is a DDE family transposase.): protein MFRFDEGLKVYLHRDPVDFRMGINGLSILVEQAMRLNSMTSALFVFGNRRRDRVKILGWGGNGFWLLLKRLEADRFVWPNGGDTITISTEQLHWLLDGIDLAVIQKHPQRYYARMS from the coding sequence GTGTTCCGGTTCGACGAAGGGCTGAAGGTCTACCTGCATCGCGATCCGGTCGACTTCCGCATGGGCATCAACGGGCTGTCGATCCTGGTCGAACAGGCGATGCGCCTGAACTCAATGACCTCGGCGCTGTTCGTCTTCGGCAACCGCCGTCGTGATCGAGTCAAGATCCTCGGCTGGGGCGGCAACGGTTTCTGGTTACTGCTCAAGCGACTCGAAGCCGACCGCTTCGTCTGGCCGAACGGTGGCGACACGATCACGATCAGCACCGAGCAGTTGCACTGGCTGCTCGACGGCATCGACCTGGCCGTGATCCAGAAGCATCCCCAGCGATATTACGCGCGGATGAGCTGA
- the tnpA gene encoding IS66-like element accessory protein TnpA, with protein sequence MNEQHGGLQSRLVADRKRDGRRKYDEDAKRELIQACLKPGVSIARTAMEHDINPNLVRTWISKYQREQAAGEIASSAAEPSREARVELSTASVPEESAFMQVVTSAAAPTPAKSAAVSSLKVHLPNGVSLELSQANFDELTMLVQMLGRLPCSGSTKG encoded by the coding sequence ATGAACGAGCAACACGGAGGTTTGCAGAGCCGGTTGGTGGCCGATCGCAAGCGAGACGGACGGCGCAAGTACGACGAGGATGCGAAGCGCGAGTTGATACAGGCGTGTCTGAAGCCAGGGGTGTCGATCGCGCGGACGGCCATGGAGCACGACATCAATCCGAACCTCGTTCGGACGTGGATTTCCAAGTATCAGCGCGAACAAGCCGCGGGCGAGATAGCCAGCTCCGCGGCGGAGCCGTCACGAGAGGCTCGCGTCGAGTTGTCGACGGCTTCCGTGCCTGAGGAATCAGCCTTCATGCAGGTCGTCACCTCTGCGGCTGCCCCCACTCCGGCTAAATCGGCTGCGGTGTCCTCGCTGAAGGTGCACTTACCAAACGGCGTTTCCTTGGAGCTGAGCCAGGCGAACTTCGATGAACTGACGATGCTCGTCCAGATGCTCGGGAGGCTGCCGTGTTCCGGTTCGACGAAGGGCTGA
- a CDS encoding DDE-type integrase/transposase/recombinase, producing the protein MFNDDELQALFDALGTPVQGQKAIRWIRANSPVRRTDGGSISNSVRYCSLKMGTTVDCEAYHTEYAAAATWDHDDETIEFYGQPYHLTIVQTAPSGRRSSFQYVPDFLRITRAGFQFVECKLEEDLVKLAREKPHMYSVDQSGEWRRIAAEQAAAELGATFVIRSSRENAWALIENLEFLRDYKVWKPQNDVSQIASLHERIASRPWSTIASVLNDFPDIADTLYSEISSGRIVFDLPSDRLTNPQEALVFRDRYAAVAYRSFAKSETTSPRQSITLSISPGTRFQWDGRLWEVLNRGDSSIACRSIDEKPGSHSHFIELTPAVLDELAQQGKIIPAVVKLVADRRDALAILERVSVQKLQIAVERYRVLFEPDAATTLAHRTLRTQKYWLAEYRRAEHHYGYGFIGLVPNVAQSQGNHCRKIAQPVIDVMQHVYQEKWTKPQRKTMTAMYGLVISLCNQQGFRPPSRKTFVAEIRKLRTPKDVVKRLGSRAAYELDPIVPYWWIEPTTPPHGTHPFHIAHIDHTPLPIRFRARLNGRVLKSIWLTLMVCTFTRRILAYYLTFDPPSYRSCMMVIRECVRRQGRVPQFIVVDRGPEFDSIYFEQLAAALKCNKKRRKTARPHDGSVIESLFGTTQEAFIHNLLGNTQAESQYRKVTKEISPSRLAIWTYETFSRKFEEYLNKVYDRNHHTVLGCSPLEAYNAGIELTGRRHHVRVIYDEAFILMTMPSTAKGTAKVTVRGIKVNYCYYSSPALRILSTIGERVPVRFDPFNMGIAYAYIENKWHECHSEHYVVFRGRSQREVQLASERLREKFRLAGTQESVNAQRLADFLTTAEAEEALALQRLHQLEMESSAPTVTKDVLLESTSSNNVVELGTDDYIPYQPKILEEF; encoded by the coding sequence GTGTTCAACGACGACGAACTACAAGCGCTATTTGACGCACTGGGTACACCAGTTCAGGGACAGAAAGCAATTCGCTGGATCCGCGCCAACTCCCCAGTTCGAAGGACAGATGGCGGGAGTATCAGCAATTCGGTGAGATATTGCAGCTTGAAGATGGGAACAACGGTGGACTGCGAGGCGTATCACACCGAATATGCTGCCGCGGCGACATGGGATCACGACGACGAAACCATCGAGTTCTATGGGCAACCCTACCACCTGACCATCGTACAAACCGCGCCGAGCGGGCGCCGCTCCAGCTTTCAGTATGTCCCTGATTTTTTGCGCATCACTCGAGCCGGTTTCCAGTTTGTCGAATGCAAGCTCGAGGAAGATCTGGTCAAGCTGGCACGAGAAAAACCTCACATGTACTCGGTTGATCAGTCCGGCGAGTGGCGTCGGATTGCGGCCGAGCAGGCAGCCGCCGAACTCGGCGCGACCTTCGTTATCCGTTCATCGCGCGAAAACGCATGGGCGCTCATCGAGAACCTTGAGTTTTTGCGCGACTACAAAGTGTGGAAGCCCCAGAACGACGTGTCGCAAATTGCAAGTCTCCACGAACGGATCGCGTCTCGTCCGTGGAGCACGATCGCTTCAGTACTCAATGACTTCCCTGATATCGCCGACACGTTGTACTCCGAGATCTCATCTGGGCGGATTGTGTTCGATTTGCCCAGCGATCGCCTAACCAATCCGCAGGAAGCGTTGGTTTTCCGGGACCGATATGCAGCCGTCGCATACCGCTCATTCGCCAAATCCGAAACTACATCGCCCCGTCAATCAATCACGCTCTCGATCAGCCCCGGTACTCGCTTCCAGTGGGACGGACGGCTTTGGGAAGTCCTGAACCGTGGTGATTCATCGATAGCATGTCGCAGTATCGATGAGAAGCCAGGCTCCCACTCACACTTCATTGAGCTTACCCCTGCCGTCCTCGACGAACTTGCTCAGCAGGGAAAGATCATCCCCGCGGTCGTCAAACTCGTCGCCGATCGGCGAGACGCGTTAGCAATCCTCGAACGCGTCAGTGTTCAAAAGCTACAAATCGCAGTGGAGCGTTATCGCGTTCTATTCGAGCCTGACGCCGCCACTACTCTGGCTCATCGTACACTCCGCACACAGAAATACTGGCTCGCCGAATATCGACGAGCCGAACATCACTACGGATACGGGTTCATTGGCCTAGTTCCAAACGTCGCTCAAAGCCAAGGCAATCACTGTCGGAAAATCGCGCAGCCAGTCATCGACGTCATGCAACACGTCTATCAAGAGAAGTGGACGAAGCCGCAACGGAAAACAATGACGGCAATGTATGGCCTGGTCATAAGCCTATGCAATCAGCAGGGATTTCGACCGCCGAGTCGCAAAACGTTCGTGGCTGAAATCAGGAAACTCAGGACGCCCAAAGATGTAGTCAAGCGACTCGGCTCCCGCGCGGCCTATGAATTGGATCCCATCGTTCCATATTGGTGGATTGAGCCGACAACACCTCCGCACGGGACGCACCCATTCCACATTGCGCATATCGACCATACTCCGCTGCCAATAAGATTTCGGGCGCGACTCAATGGCCGTGTTCTGAAGTCAATCTGGCTGACGCTGATGGTGTGCACATTCACACGGCGAATACTAGCGTACTACCTGACATTCGACCCTCCTTCCTATCGCTCATGCATGATGGTCATACGAGAGTGCGTTCGGCGACAAGGAAGAGTTCCTCAGTTCATCGTCGTCGACAGAGGCCCTGAGTTTGATTCGATTTACTTCGAGCAGCTCGCCGCTGCTCTCAAGTGCAACAAAAAACGGCGGAAAACGGCGCGTCCACATGATGGATCGGTGATCGAATCACTATTTGGCACAACCCAAGAGGCGTTCATTCATAACCTGCTTGGCAACACGCAAGCAGAAAGCCAATACAGAAAAGTCACCAAAGAGATATCCCCATCACGCCTGGCCATCTGGACCTACGAAACGTTCAGTCGAAAGTTCGAGGAATACCTTAACAAGGTATACGACAGAAATCACCACACTGTGCTCGGGTGTAGTCCGCTCGAGGCATACAACGCTGGCATCGAGCTAACGGGGCGTCGGCATCACGTTCGGGTTATATACGACGAGGCATTCATCTTGATGACCATGCCATCGACAGCCAAGGGCACCGCAAAAGTGACTGTCCGCGGCATCAAGGTCAACTACTGTTACTACTCGTCGCCAGCACTGCGAATCCTGTCGACGATCGGCGAACGGGTGCCTGTACGGTTCGATCCGTTCAACATGGGAATCGCATACGCGTACATCGAGAACAAGTGGCACGAATGCCACTCCGAGCACTACGTCGTGTTCCGCGGACGTTCACAGCGCGAAGTCCAACTAGCCAGCGAACGGTTACGTGAAAAATTTCGTCTCGCCGGCACCCAAGAATCCGTCAATGCCCAACGCTTGGCCGATTTCCTTACTACCGCAGAAGCTGAGGAAGCGCTCGCGCTTCAACGGCTTCATCAACTCGAAATGGAATCCTCCGCGCCTACGGTAACGAAGGACGTCCTATTGGAATCTACGTCGTCGAACAACGTAGTCGAGCTTGGCACCGACGACTACATCCCCTACCAGCCCAAGATCCTGGAGGAATTCTGA
- a CDS encoding MbcA/ParS/Xre antitoxin family protein: MPTIRKAGSKNSPPQGSYPPSIPPAVIEMLTAQVQRMVDESGNPDGFDVQSWLLDWLHSPVPALGGQRPVDYLHTPEGIDLISRLLASAQTGAYW; encoded by the coding sequence ATGCCCACCATTAGAAAGGCCGGCAGCAAGAACTCGCCACCACAGGGTTCATATCCACCAAGCATCCCGCCTGCCGTCATAGAAATGCTTACGGCTCAGGTTCAGAGGATGGTCGACGAATCTGGGAATCCGGATGGCTTTGACGTACAGTCATGGCTCCTCGACTGGCTTCATTCACCAGTTCCGGCTCTCGGCGGGCAACGCCCGGTGGACTACCTTCACACTCCCGAGGGCATAGATCTAATTTCGAGACTGCTGGCGAGCGCCCAAACCGGGGCTTACTGGTAA
- a CDS encoding diguanylate cyclase domain-containing protein, which translates to MELEPAGAPNHRPEESGTGPQGDDAALEAARRALPAHTATSDTAVVLLVDDQPIVREAVRQALAGEAGIELRYCQDATQALDTARQTRPTLILQDLVMPEVDGLTLVQQYRRTPELRDVPIIVLSTKEEPRIKQAAFEVGANDYLIKLPDRVELVARIRYHSRAYVNLLQLNTAYRALRQSQEELLLANRELERLSQSDGLTSLPNRRYLDAYLEGEWRRSLREGAELSMLMIDVDRFKQYNDTYGHVAGDDVLRQVGAALQRCMSRPGDLAARFGGEEFGVVLPGTPAGGARLVAEKIRLAVAAMQVPHSGGAADGIVTVSIGGACTIATPSGSTTALLEAADAALYEAKRGGRNRAVISA; encoded by the coding sequence ATGGAACTGGAACCGGCCGGTGCACCGAACCACCGGCCCGAGGAATCGGGCACCGGCCCACAGGGCGACGACGCCGCGCTCGAGGCGGCGCGGCGCGCGTTGCCCGCCCATACCGCGACGTCCGACACGGCGGTGGTGCTGCTCGTCGACGATCAGCCGATCGTGCGCGAGGCGGTCCGCCAGGCGCTGGCCGGCGAGGCCGGCATCGAGCTGCGCTACTGCCAGGATGCGACGCAGGCGCTCGACACCGCGCGCCAGACCAGGCCGACGCTGATCCTGCAGGATCTGGTGATGCCCGAGGTCGACGGCCTCACGCTGGTGCAGCAGTATCGCCGCACGCCGGAGCTGCGCGACGTGCCGATCATCGTGCTGTCGACCAAGGAGGAGCCGCGCATCAAGCAGGCCGCCTTCGAGGTCGGTGCCAACGACTACCTGATCAAGCTGCCCGACCGCGTCGAGCTGGTCGCGCGCATCCGCTATCACTCGCGCGCCTATGTGAACCTGCTGCAGCTGAACACCGCGTATCGCGCCCTGCGGCAATCCCAGGAAGAGTTGCTGCTCGCCAATCGCGAGCTCGAGCGGCTCTCGCAGTCGGACGGCCTCACCTCGCTGCCGAACCGGCGCTATCTGGATGCCTATCTCGAAGGAGAGTGGCGCAGGAGCCTGCGCGAGGGAGCCGAGCTGTCGATGCTGATGATCGACGTCGATCGCTTCAAGCAGTACAACGACACCTACGGCCACGTGGCGGGAGACGACGTGCTGCGCCAGGTGGGTGCCGCGCTGCAGCGCTGCATGAGCCGGCCCGGCGATCTCGCCGCGCGCTTCGGCGGCGAGGAGTTCGGTGTCGTGCTGCCCGGCACGCCGGCCGGCGGCGCGCGGCTCGTGGCCGAGAAGATCCGCCTCGCGGTGGCCGCCATGCAGGTGCCGCATTCGGGCGGCGCGGCCGACGGCATCGTCACGGTCAGCATCGGCGGCGCCTGCACCATCGCGACGCCGAGCGGATCGACCACGGCGCTGCTCGAGGCCGCCGACGCCGCGCTCTACGAGGCCAAGCGCGGCGGGCGCAACCGCGCCGTGATCTCGGCCTGA